Part of the Bacillus cereus group sp. RP43 genome is shown below.
GTTTTGAAACATTTCTATTCTATACTGGTTTCGTTTCTTTTTCCAGAAATTCAACTTCTAAAAAAATATATTTTTTCTATATGCTTTGTCGGATTTATTTATATGAACTCTCTGTGTTTTCTTTTATACTGGAACAGGACGAAAGGAATGCTTGCAACTATGAAGAAAAAGACGACCCTAAAACATATTAGGATCGCCTTTTCTATTAAATCGCAAAACGCTTATACTTCTCATAATCACTCGTCTTACATTCTAGCGCCATTTTCGTACCTTCATTTTCATAACTCGTAGATAAAACGTGTGCATGATTGTTGAAATACGAAACTACCTGTCCTTGATCATATGGAATTAACATTTCACACTTCGTATACTCTTTATAAATGTGTGAGCGAACCATTTCTACAAGCTCTTCAATTCCAACATGTTTCTTCGCAGATAGATAAACACGATCTTCTTGCACTTTCGGAATTTCAACATCTACCATATCTGATTTGTTGTATGCATAAATCGTCGGGATATTTTCCACGCCAATTTTCTTTAACGTTTCATTTGTAATATCAATTAATTGCTCATAATTAGGATTTGAGTAATCTACGACGTGAATGAGTAAATCTGCTTCCGCCACTTCCTCTAGCGTTGAACGGAATGCTTTCACAAGATGATGCGGTAATTTACTTACAAATCCAACAGTATCCGTTAATAAAAATGATTTATTATCTGGCAAATCAATATTTCGTACAGATGTCTCTAACGTCGCAAATAACATATCTTTTTCAAATACTTGTTTCTCTGCAGTACCATTAAAAATTTCAAGCATCGTATTCATTATCGTTGATTTACCTGCATTCGTATATCCTACTAATGACACAACTGGAATTTCATTTTTCTTACGTTGTTTACGCTGCGTTTGGCGCTGTGCAACAAGTGCTTCTAATTCTTTATTTAGAGCTGCAATTTGTTCTTCAATTTTACGACGGTCTAATTCCAACTTC
Proteins encoded:
- the hflX gene encoding GTPase HflX, producing the protein MEELLQRAILVGVNLGNEADFAYSMEELANLTEACDVEVIGQVTQNLQRVNPSHYIGKGKIEEVAAYVKEADANMVIFNDELSPSQIRNLEEDLDCKVIDRTILILDIFAQRAKTKEAQLQVEVAHLQYMMPRLIGLRESLGRQSGGVGTKNKGVGEKKLELDRRKIEEQIAALNKELEALVAQRQTQRKQRKKNEIPVVSLVGYTNAGKSTIMNTMLEIFNGTAEKQVFEKDMLFATLETSVRNIDLPDNKSFLLTDTVGFVSKLPHHLVKAFRSTLEEVAEADLLIHVVDYSNPNYEQLIDITNETLKKIGVENIPTIYAYNKSDMVDVEIPKVQEDRVYLSAKKHVGIEELVEMVRSHIYKEYTKCEMLIPYDQGQVVSYFNNHAHVLSTSYENEGTKMALECKTSDYEKYKRFAI